From Butyricimonas paravirosa, one genomic window encodes:
- a CDS encoding FecR family protein, with protein sequence MMKKIVDVIKLGESVGRKLSDNATETDKRRISDWDETASGKEEVLEKLSDPDYIQEKTLYYKSFDIAGAWKRAKVRKLAQQKSMHSKMRKLVWGAAAAVTVLLSATVYLFQQDDIVKENVEVHQAIANILPGRGVPVLYLDDDRQIALNADTLDIEGTRGIEVGKKMITYSKDQIEKEEKYNKIVVPKGGEFHLVLADGSEIWLNAESTLQYFVHDIAKERVVYLQGEAYFKIAKNEQRPFKIISGEHEVKVLGTEFNVNAYLGAPMIYTTLIEGKVNVGVVNRPDIGQVLQENGRQSVYNPNNKSISLRHVDPRIYTAWKDGYFIFRYSTLREVMQQLSRWYDFEYEVPDMLLDKYHFSGEFKRFDNLDRVLEIIRSTGIPFVLDIKNGKVIIREEA encoded by the coding sequence ATGATGAAAAAGATTGTTGATGTAATTAAATTAGGAGAGAGTGTTGGAAGAAAACTGTCTGATAATGCGACTGAAACAGATAAACGGAGAATTTCTGATTGGGATGAAACCGCATCTGGTAAAGAGGAGGTGTTAGAAAAATTATCAGACCCGGATTATATCCAAGAAAAAACATTGTATTATAAAAGTTTTGATATAGCGGGAGCCTGGAAACGGGCAAAAGTCCGGAAATTGGCTCAACAGAAGAGCATGCACTCTAAGATGCGGAAGTTGGTCTGGGGTGCTGCGGCAGCTGTGACCGTTTTGTTGAGTGCTACCGTTTATTTGTTTCAACAGGATGACATTGTAAAGGAAAATGTGGAGGTCCATCAAGCGATTGCCAATATATTACCGGGACGTGGAGTTCCTGTTTTATATCTTGATGATGATAGACAGATTGCCTTGAATGCAGACACATTAGATATTGAAGGAACAAGAGGTATAGAAGTTGGAAAGAAAATGATCACTTATTCAAAAGATCAGATCGAAAAAGAAGAAAAATACAATAAAATTGTTGTTCCTAAGGGCGGAGAATTTCATCTGGTATTGGCTGATGGCAGTGAAATCTGGTTAAATGCAGAATCTACATTGCAATATTTTGTGCATGATATAGCAAAGGAACGTGTTGTATATCTTCAAGGGGAGGCTTATTTTAAAATTGCTAAAAACGAGCAACGTCCTTTTAAGATTATTTCCGGCGAGCATGAGGTGAAAGTGTTAGGGACAGAATTTAATGTTAATGCTTATTTAGGGGCTCCGATGATCTACACCACGTTAATTGAAGGGAAAGTAAACGTGGGTGTGGTTAATCGCCCGGATATAGGGCAAGTTCTACAAGAAAATGGTAGACAGAGTGTTTATAACCCGAACAATAAGAGTATCTCTTTACGCCATGTTGATCCTCGGATTTATACAGCTTGGAAGGATGGTTATTTTATTTTTAGATATTCGACGTTGAGGGAGGTTATGCAACAACTATCTCGATGGTATGATTTTGAATATGAGGTACCTGATATGCTTTTGGATAAATACCATTTCTCCGGAGAGTTTAAACGTTTTGATAATCTTGATCGAGTGCTTGAAATTATTCGCTCGACAGGTATTCCTTTCGTTTTAGACATTAAAAATGGTAAAGTAATTATTCGGGAAGAAGCATAA
- a CDS encoding TonB-dependent receptor plug domain-containing protein — MIKLLRGKKRKYPGKSRNNIFVWRAIFGVMILVGSSVLVAAQTGIKKNVQTRDEKAILGNSFSGNQLKRFHPTNLLKALQVVEPSMIIDRAEEWYGSDPNYVPSEITFRGVKTILGKEGGVLPLIIVDGYEISMDRLADFDINRVERVTILKDATGTAIYGVRAGNGVIAITTKKMQAGSLRLYYRFDGGIDVADLSSYDIMNASQKLALEKSMGMYDGNDALYQERLKNGNTNWLKVPLQKPFRHKHQLEIEGGDSSILYRAYFLATPGNKGVMKGSKRDHYAIGTRLDYRNSKLYVSDELRIDVIYGKESPYGVFQDYMLINPYYRKGSGGQHSASVMGEGTFSEQVSPYYEASLSSFSKSRATRVMNTLNMTWQIMEHLELSGNFTFTKDFNKFDQYISFKSEYFSDLPLDSAELAGQYKIRRENTTIYEEDLVLNYSNQFDRHHLNVSLGIHGYAAKDYSDNYIGVGLPSDHMDYISFAKTYAFNTRPGGREAFDRLFSGYLSGSYNFDQRYGVDVSLRADKSSRLAPKKRVTMAWSVGGYWNVRNEKFLQESNVLNQLVLSAGIGMTPGFQFDYDQVNPMYAYDIDNPYLNATSSSNKLGLVTLNPINDYNKKLKWRSDHNFYVGIRFTLFDHLSANVRYYNTLSKDVVTRIKDNVVNGSAWKWNNGGEIRNSGLEFGLNADILKDVNGLSLGLLWNGTFNKNKLETCPNDFMAEWNESNQTSTLQLKEGKAVNAIYAVDSKGIDAQTGKEIFITQNGTETNQWEATNLVYQGDPTPKLAGSFGLLGSLKNWSFNCMFRYSFGSKIYNITAVRYVDEASIGQNGPVDMMDKWQKAGDQTEYLGFDNSTTLPTSRFVESRNMISLASLRVDYQFDKNLANKLYMQDLHLGLSCNDLFHYSSVKMPRGLIYPFARSFTLSLQATF; from the coding sequence ATGATTAAACTTTTGCGAGGGAAAAAAAGAAAGTATCCTGGAAAAAGTCGAAATAACATTTTTGTTTGGCGAGCTATTTTCGGGGTCATGATTCTGGTTGGAAGTTCTGTATTGGTGGCAGCACAGACCGGAATAAAGAAAAATGTACAAACTCGTGATGAGAAGGCAATCCTTGGAAATAGTTTCAGTGGGAATCAATTGAAACGTTTTCATCCGACTAATCTCTTGAAAGCTTTGCAGGTAGTGGAACCCTCTATGATAATAGATAGGGCTGAGGAGTGGTATGGCTCTGATCCTAATTACGTACCGTCTGAAATTACTTTTCGAGGTGTAAAAACAATTTTGGGAAAAGAGGGAGGAGTGTTACCATTGATTATTGTTGATGGCTATGAAATATCGATGGATCGCTTGGCTGATTTCGATATAAATCGGGTAGAACGTGTAACCATTCTTAAAGATGCAACCGGAACAGCTATTTATGGTGTTCGGGCCGGGAATGGTGTAATCGCAATTACAACTAAAAAAATGCAAGCAGGAAGTCTTCGCTTGTATTATCGTTTTGATGGAGGAATTGATGTTGCAGATCTGAGTAGTTACGATATAATGAATGCTTCTCAGAAACTGGCATTAGAGAAAAGTATGGGTATGTATGATGGGAATGATGCTCTTTATCAAGAGCGGTTGAAAAATGGTAACACGAATTGGTTGAAAGTACCTCTACAAAAACCATTCCGGCATAAACATCAACTTGAGATAGAGGGAGGGGACAGTTCAATTTTGTATCGGGCCTATTTCTTGGCTACACCGGGTAATAAAGGTGTCATGAAAGGCTCTAAGCGAGATCATTATGCTATCGGAACCCGTTTAGATTATCGAAATAGTAAGTTATATGTTTCTGATGAGTTACGTATAGATGTGATTTATGGAAAAGAGTCTCCTTATGGTGTATTTCAGGATTATATGTTGATTAATCCATATTATCGTAAGGGAAGTGGGGGACAACACTCCGCATCTGTTATGGGAGAGGGAACTTTTAGTGAACAAGTATCCCCGTATTATGAGGCCTCTTTATCCAGTTTTTCAAAATCGAGAGCTACAAGGGTAATGAATACCTTGAATATGACTTGGCAGATTATGGAACATCTGGAGTTATCTGGTAATTTCACTTTTACCAAAGATTTTAATAAGTTCGATCAGTATATTTCTTTTAAATCGGAATATTTTAGTGATCTACCTTTAGATAGTGCCGAGCTAGCCGGTCAATATAAAATTCGTCGGGAAAATACCACAATTTATGAAGAAGATTTGGTTTTAAATTATTCGAATCAGTTTGATCGTCACCATTTGAACGTGTCATTAGGGATTCACGGGTATGCGGCAAAAGATTATAGTGATAATTATATAGGTGTTGGTTTGCCTAGTGATCATATGGACTATATTTCTTTTGCAAAGACTTATGCGTTTAATACAAGACCGGGAGGCCGGGAGGCATTTGATCGTCTTTTTAGCGGATATTTAAGTGGTAGCTATAATTTTGATCAGCGTTATGGGGTGGATGTTAGCCTACGGGCGGACAAGTCATCTCGTTTAGCTCCTAAAAAACGAGTTACAATGGCTTGGTCCGTGGGGGGATATTGGAATGTTCGTAACGAGAAATTCCTGCAAGAGAGCAATGTTCTAAATCAACTTGTATTGTCGGCAGGTATTGGTATGACTCCGGGATTTCAGTTCGATTACGATCAAGTGAATCCAATGTATGCTTATGATATTGATAATCCTTATTTGAACGCGACAAGTAGCTCCAATAAACTGGGTTTAGTGACATTGAATCCGATCAATGATTATAATAAAAAATTGAAATGGAGAAGTGATCATAACTTCTACGTTGGAATCCGGTTTACTCTGTTCGACCACTTATCAGCAAACGTACGTTATTACAATACGTTGAGTAAGGATGTTGTTACCCGGATAAAGGATAATGTTGTAAATGGCTCCGCTTGGAAATGGAATAATGGGGGAGAAATTCGGAATAGCGGGTTAGAGTTTGGGCTAAATGCAGACATCTTGAAAGATGTAAACGGGTTGTCTTTAGGCCTTTTATGGAATGGAACATTCAATAAAAATAAACTGGAAACTTGCCCGAATGATTTTATGGCTGAGTGGAATGAAAGTAATCAAACATCAACTCTTCAGCTAAAGGAAGGGAAAGCGGTCAATGCGATTTATGCCGTAGATTCAAAGGGAATTGATGCACAAACAGGTAAAGAAATCTTCATTACACAGAATGGAACCGAAACGAATCAATGGGAGGCAACGAACTTGGTCTACCAAGGAGATCCGACTCCTAAGTTGGCAGGTAGTTTTGGTTTATTGGGAAGTCTGAAAAATTGGAGTTTTAATTGTATGTTCCGTTATTCTTTCGGATCTAAGATATACAATATAACGGCGGTGAGATACGTGGATGAGGCCTCTATTGGACAAAACGGGCCGGTTGATATGATGGATAAATGGCAAAAGGCCGGGGATCAGACCGAATATTTAGGCTTTGATAATTCCACGACGTTACCAACATCTCGTTTTGTTGAGTCAAGGAATATGATTTCTTTAGCATCTTTACGGGTGGATTATCAATTTGATAAAAATCTGGCTAATAAATTATATATGCAGGATTTGCATCTTGGATTAAGTTGTAATGACTTATTCCATTATTCATCGGTTAAAATGCCTAGAGGGTTGATTTATCCTTTTGCCCGCAGTTTCACGTTGTCACTTCAAGCTACCTTTTAA
- a CDS encoding alpha-2-macroglobulin family protein: MMKRLLIITVLIFGVLAAFGQKNVSDKEKEAAPKTALIEAQKDYQKAVKEKNSPLLIQSLIRQIKYQSLIDMDSIPPMLQNLEEYIETDQNIVEKSILHSLLAELYQMYFNTQQGKINRRTPITGYVPRNMSEWTGNIYREKIFQHALDAVKAQPQLSEVNCLSYKEILVLGKNSPALRPTMYDFLVYRSIDILNTISRYDKQEAITNKQLLFAPMKEFVQMPIEVKKMDAYSNTLKLYQSLLQSEIAAQRTDAILISDLDRLEYANNIIGLSLNDSLYIQALEQLSQQYSKNPYKVEILYKLAQYYYQGNYISSNRDPQKALDICNSGIRQFPKYFRIDVLKQLAKEITQTTVSYSINPNVYPGHKQEVNLSFKNLSEISISLYKITEPTLEYLNLNKRVPKLEKISTHTYRLPKRLDSQDTILRLPVPNTGRYQLTVSYANNSKADSSYFSSSRLSTIARKTGETTYNVLVCDLISGKPIEGAKVKIYKRNGQKYSLAGEFSSDKNGIATLNESNPDNYYQVTLGEDNHGTINRLPYQYIGRTDAQLSSVNLFTDRAIYRPGQIVYFSGISWESTQDASKAIVGKNYTVTLQDVNQQVIAKQEVRTNKFGSFAGKFSLPKEVLNGMFIISTDGGRQMITVAEYKRPKFEITFNPLKDAYKLGDRLTVSGIAKTYSGVNIENSKVTYTIQTRTFDWGLQENTIAAGKTQTNTKGEFEISFQTKEAPNTPAIYRGFNTYTVSVTVTTSNGETQEAQYPIIITNQRYQLNSLITPEINKDLPSKILVTTQNQLGYPLTENITYELFSLKPLQKLGEQYDEGNLPIDKKVREGTFTTGEDKKLEMNLSSLPSGAYLLKFAGTGNDQDITYQRIVYLYSTQDERPPYPTYYWCVQEKTECTPGEDAKILVGSSAREVYVLYEVYSNQKFMERKRFMLNNSNTTLSIPYKETYGPTAEVFISYIKDDKFFLENITLTRKETSKQLDITTKTFRDHLTPGQQEEWSFIIKTEQGKAVIAEMMAGMYDVSLDKIRSHHWNFNPVYSTYSMPPRWRYTTYPLNGYLSEHIKWANVPRFKYDVLNLYGLNQFGFSNEAQIMVRGYDGVPGALAEESTTEDVAVVAFGKVAGVSNLSNSDPKLYIRGISSFKESRDEAFVTGELASPEIRQNFQETAFFFSQLLTDSTGNVVIKFTVPESTTTWKFMALAHTPTMQFGQIEKLVVTSKKFMVNTNLPRFVRTGDKVVLQATINNLSLEIQQGEAYLELFVPSTNAVISKQQVTFNVKAQENQTVNFEFTAPENIDLLGCRIVASSSEFSDGEQHVLPVVPNATLVTQTLPIFTSQQGQQTFKLNAPKGVTPYRLTLELTANPIWYAVLALPTINTPQTDNVTEITASYYVSTLATAIANANPQITNTIQQWMQKPDATLTSPLEKNPELKSILLQLSPWVTDAQNETQQMHSLGELLDVNRQNYISQQAINKLAELQNEDGGWSWFKGFNSSTFMTENVLEAMARLVSLNVTSHPEQVKKMQIKALQFLDKQIQESYKHVETAGYSQILYLYTRSAYRDIPLTEALEAHKYYLGQLETSWTKLSLYEKALTAIAMQRYGKTDIAKQIIRSLKEYSTTTPEMGMYWANNRSTLFTNSTIQTHVTIMSAFREIEGNSMDTELMKQWLLRQKQTQSWGSTPSTVDAIYALLLTGNNQLASEEELTIKLGNKNLNVSPEEKTLGYIKQTFTSKEITSKMMNVTLSKKQQQTSWGGLYLQYFEKLDKITSHSGGISVKKNLFIQKENANGNTLTPLVGQELQVGDRICIRITVTNDQDMQFVHLKDLRAGCFEPTEQLSGNRWQDNLGYYQETTDVATNLFFDFLPKGTHVFEYTVWIAQSGTYQDGITTLQCIYAPQYSANSDAGSVTVQ; encoded by the coding sequence ATGATGAAAAGATTACTTATTATCACGGTATTAATATTCGGCGTACTTGCCGCTTTCGGACAAAAAAATGTTTCCGACAAAGAAAAAGAGGCAGCACCGAAAACAGCCTTAATCGAGGCGCAAAAGGATTATCAGAAAGCAGTAAAAGAAAAAAATTCTCCATTACTGATTCAATCATTAATCCGCCAGATCAAATACCAATCTTTGATTGACATGGACAGTATTCCTCCCATGTTACAAAACTTGGAAGAATACATAGAAACAGACCAGAATATTGTTGAAAAAAGTATTCTCCACTCGTTATTGGCAGAACTTTATCAAATGTACTTCAATACCCAGCAAGGCAAGATCAACCGTAGAACACCAATCACGGGTTACGTACCCCGTAATATGTCAGAATGGACAGGTAACATATATCGAGAAAAAATATTCCAACACGCACTGGATGCGGTAAAAGCCCAACCCCAACTCTCCGAGGTAAATTGCCTCTCGTACAAAGAAATTCTCGTACTTGGGAAAAACTCACCGGCACTTCGCCCAACGATGTACGATTTTCTCGTGTATCGCAGTATTGACATTCTAAACACTATTTCTCGTTACGATAAACAAGAAGCTATCACGAACAAGCAACTACTGTTCGCCCCGATGAAAGAATTTGTACAAATGCCCATCGAGGTAAAAAAGATGGATGCTTATTCAAACACGCTCAAACTTTATCAATCGTTATTACAATCCGAGATCGCGGCTCAACGCACGGATGCCATTCTTATTTCCGATCTGGACCGTTTGGAGTATGCGAACAATATCATCGGTTTAAGTCTGAACGATTCTTTATACATTCAGGCTTTAGAACAATTGTCACAACAATATAGCAAAAACCCTTACAAAGTTGAAATTCTTTACAAACTTGCCCAATATTATTACCAGGGAAATTATATTTCAAGTAACAGAGATCCTCAAAAAGCCTTGGATATATGTAATAGCGGGATACGCCAGTTCCCCAAGTATTTCCGGATAGACGTTTTAAAACAATTAGCCAAGGAAATCACCCAAACTACCGTATCTTATTCTATAAATCCCAACGTGTACCCGGGACACAAACAAGAGGTGAACCTTTCCTTCAAGAACTTATCAGAAATTTCAATCTCGCTGTACAAAATCACGGAACCCACTCTGGAATACCTGAATTTGAACAAAAGAGTTCCGAAACTGGAAAAAATATCGACTCACACGTATCGTCTTCCCAAGCGACTGGATTCTCAGGACACGATTCTACGACTTCCCGTACCTAACACGGGACGTTACCAGTTAACCGTGTCTTACGCAAATAATTCCAAAGCGGACTCATCCTATTTCAGTTCCAGTCGTCTATCTACCATTGCCCGCAAAACGGGAGAAACAACTTATAATGTCCTCGTTTGTGATCTCATTAGCGGGAAACCCATCGAAGGAGCAAAAGTAAAAATCTACAAGAGAAACGGACAAAAGTACAGTCTCGCAGGAGAATTTTCTTCCGACAAAAACGGGATTGCCACGTTGAATGAATCCAATCCTGACAATTATTATCAAGTTACCCTGGGAGAAGATAATCATGGTACAATAAACCGCCTTCCCTACCAATACATTGGTCGTACCGATGCCCAATTATCTTCGGTAAACCTTTTTACGGACAGGGCAATATATCGTCCCGGACAAATAGTATATTTCAGCGGCATCAGTTGGGAATCCACCCAAGATGCGTCCAAAGCGATTGTCGGAAAAAACTATACGGTAACTTTACAAGACGTGAATCAACAGGTTATCGCAAAACAAGAAGTCCGGACAAACAAGTTCGGATCCTTTGCCGGAAAGTTCTCCTTGCCCAAAGAAGTGTTGAATGGTATGTTTATCATCTCTACTGATGGAGGTAGACAAATGATCACCGTAGCAGAATACAAACGTCCAAAATTCGAGATCACGTTTAACCCACTGAAGGATGCCTATAAATTAGGGGACCGGCTTACCGTTTCCGGTATTGCCAAAACTTATTCCGGAGTCAACATCGAAAATAGCAAGGTTACCTACACCATCCAAACCCGTACTTTTGATTGGGGCCTCCAGGAAAATACGATTGCAGCAGGAAAAACACAAACGAATACAAAAGGAGAATTTGAGATCTCTTTCCAAACGAAAGAAGCTCCCAATACTCCTGCAATATACAGAGGATTCAATACTTATACCGTTTCCGTCACGGTTACAACGTCCAACGGGGAAACTCAGGAGGCGCAATACCCGATTATCATCACAAATCAACGTTATCAGTTAAACTCCCTCATAACCCCTGAAATCAATAAAGATCTTCCAAGTAAGATTCTGGTTACAACCCAAAATCAACTCGGTTATCCCTTGACAGAAAATATCACATACGAACTGTTCTCTCTTAAACCGTTACAGAAATTAGGAGAGCAATATGACGAAGGGAATCTACCCATTGACAAAAAAGTTCGAGAAGGAACGTTCACTACCGGAGAAGACAAAAAACTGGAAATGAACTTGTCATCCTTACCTTCCGGTGCATACCTGTTGAAATTTGCAGGGACAGGGAACGATCAAGATATTACTTACCAAAGAATCGTCTATCTTTATTCCACGCAAGACGAACGTCCTCCCTATCCGACTTACTATTGGTGCGTGCAAGAGAAAACGGAATGTACTCCCGGTGAAGATGCCAAAATTCTGGTGGGTTCGTCCGCTAGAGAGGTGTACGTGTTATATGAGGTATATTCCAATCAGAAATTCATGGAACGCAAACGCTTCATGCTGAATAATTCCAATACAACCTTGTCTATCCCTTACAAGGAAACTTACGGTCCAACAGCTGAAGTCTTTATCAGTTACATAAAGGATGACAAATTCTTCCTAGAAAACATTACTTTAACTCGTAAAGAAACAAGCAAACAACTGGATATTACCACGAAAACATTCCGAGATCACCTTACTCCCGGACAACAGGAAGAATGGTCATTCATTATCAAAACCGAACAAGGGAAAGCCGTTATTGCGGAAATGATGGCAGGAATGTACGATGTCTCGCTGGATAAAATTCGTTCACATCACTGGAACTTCAATCCTGTCTACTCCACTTATAGCATGCCCCCCAGATGGAGATATACCACCTATCCGCTAAACGGTTATTTAAGCGAACACATCAAATGGGCAAATGTCCCTAGATTTAAATATGATGTATTAAATCTATATGGCCTAAATCAGTTTGGATTCTCTAACGAGGCACAGATCATGGTAAGAGGATACGATGGAGTACCGGGAGCCTTAGCAGAAGAATCTACGACAGAAGACGTAGCGGTTGTTGCTTTCGGAAAAGTAGCAGGAGTTTCCAACTTAAGTAATTCCGACCCGAAACTCTACATCAGAGGAATATCTTCTTTTAAAGAATCCAGGGACGAGGCCTTTGTAACCGGCGAACTTGCCAGCCCGGAAATCAGGCAAAATTTCCAAGAAACAGCCTTTTTCTTCTCTCAACTCTTGACAGATTCAACCGGTAACGTGGTCATTAAATTTACAGTACCGGAATCAACCACCACGTGGAAATTCATGGCTCTGGCACACACACCGACCATGCAGTTCGGACAAATTGAAAAACTCGTCGTTACAAGTAAGAAATTCATGGTTAACACGAACTTACCACGATTCGTACGTACAGGGGATAAAGTCGTATTACAAGCCACAATTAATAATCTCTCGTTGGAAATACAGCAAGGAGAAGCCTACCTTGAGTTATTCGTTCCCTCAACCAATGCTGTGATCAGCAAACAGCAGGTAACGTTTAACGTGAAGGCACAGGAAAATCAAACCGTCAACTTTGAATTTACCGCCCCGGAGAACATAGATTTACTCGGCTGTCGCATTGTTGCCTCTTCTTCAGAATTCAGTGATGGAGAACAGCACGTACTGCCCGTGGTTCCTAACGCAACTTTAGTCACCCAGACACTACCCATATTCACGAGTCAACAAGGCCAACAAACATTCAAGCTGAATGCCCCGAAAGGTGTCACCCCGTATCGCCTGACCCTGGAACTCACGGCAAACCCGATATGGTATGCAGTGTTAGCTCTACCGACTATAAACACTCCACAAACAGATAACGTGACCGAAATCACGGCATCCTATTATGTCAGTACACTTGCCACGGCCATTGCCAACGCAAACCCGCAGATCACAAATACCATCCAGCAGTGGATGCAAAAACCAGATGCCACCCTAACCTCTCCGTTAGAAAAGAACCCGGAATTGAAATCTATCCTATTGCAACTTTCTCCCTGGGTAACCGATGCCCAGAATGAAACTCAACAGATGCATTCATTAGGAGAACTTCTGGATGTTAATCGCCAAAATTACATCTCACAACAAGCGATCAACAAACTTGCCGAACTGCAAAATGAAGATGGCGGATGGTCTTGGTTTAAAGGATTTAATTCCAGTACCTTCATGACAGAAAACGTGCTGGAAGCTATGGCAAGACTTGTCTCTTTAAACGTCACAAGTCACCCGGAACAGGTGAAAAAGATGCAAATCAAGGCATTACAATTCCTGGATAAACAAATACAGGAATCCTACAAACACGTGGAGACAGCCGGATATTCTCAAATCTTGTACTTGTACACACGTAGCGCATACAGAGATATTCCACTGACAGAGGCTCTGGAGGCACATAAATATTATCTCGGCCAACTGGAAACGTCATGGACAAAACTTTCTCTTTACGAAAAAGCCTTAACTGCCATCGCTATGCAACGTTACGGTAAAACGGATATTGCCAAACAAATTATCCGTTCTCTGAAAGAATATTCCACGACAACCCCCGAAATGGGAATGTATTGGGCAAACAACCGTTCTACCCTGTTCACGAATTCCACTATTCAAACCCACGTGACCATCATGAGCGCCTTCCGGGAGATCGAAGGAAATTCCATGGATACGGAGTTGATGAAACAATGGTTATTACGGCAGAAACAAACCCAAAGCTGGGGATCAACGCCAAGTACGGTAGACGCCATTTATGCCTTGTTACTCACGGGAAATAATCAATTGGCATCAGAAGAAGAACTGACTATCAAACTCGGAAACAAGAACCTGAATGTTTCCCCGGAAGAAAAAACACTCGGTTACATCAAACAAACTTTCACGAGTAAAGAAATTACCTCGAAGATGATGAACGTAACCCTTTCAAAGAAACAGCAACAAACAAGTTGGGGTGGTCTATATTTACAATACTTTGAAAAATTAGACAAGATTACCAGTCATTCAGGTGGTATCTCCGTGAAGAAAAATCTTTTCATTCAGAAAGAAAATGCCAATGGCAATACACTTACCCCACTGGTAGGACAGGAGTTACAAGTCGGAGACCGAATTTGTATCCGTATCACGGTAACCAATGATCAGGATATGCAATTCGTACATCTGAAAGATTTGAGAGCCGGATGTTTCGAACCCACAGAACAGCTATCTGGTAACCGCTGGCAAGACAATCTTGGATACTATCAAGAAACCACAGATGTCGCAACAAATTTATTCTTTGATTTCCTCCCCAAAGGCACGCACGTGTTCGAATACACGGTATGGATTGCCCAAAGTGGGACTTATCAAGATGGCATTACCACCTTACAATGTATTTATGCTCCACAATATTCAGCGAATAGTGACGCAGGAAGCGTTACCGTTCAGTAA
- a CDS encoding RNA polymerase sigma factor: MMNRLTEKVLFEKLQQGDQKVLKNFFDDTFALFVAFAQDFLGRDDACEDIVQDTFVTFWEQKESFENIYYVKAFFYKTIRHKCLNHIRHRRIASKYADSVQKTQGELESTTYYVDAVIQEEASRMVYEEILKLSEVGRQVMLLALEGYSNDEIAEKLGISVNTVRTHKARAYQYLRGRLNELRILLLLLQPW, translated from the coding sequence ATGATGAATCGGCTCACGGAAAAAGTCTTGTTTGAAAAATTGCAACAAGGAGATCAAAAGGTTCTGAAGAATTTCTTTGATGATACCTTTGCTTTGTTTGTTGCTTTTGCTCAAGATTTTTTAGGGCGAGATGATGCTTGTGAGGATATTGTACAGGATACTTTTGTTACTTTTTGGGAGCAGAAAGAGTCCTTTGAAAATATCTACTATGTAAAGGCGTTTTTTTATAAGACAATACGTCATAAATGCTTGAATCATATCCGCCATCGGAGGATTGCCTCTAAATATGCAGATTCCGTTCAAAAGACTCAAGGAGAGCTTGAAAGTACAACTTATTATGTGGATGCTGTTATTCAAGAGGAAGCATCTCGAATGGTGTATGAAGAAATTTTAAAATTGTCTGAAGTCGGTCGACAAGTGATGTTGTTGGCATTAGAAGGATATTCTAATGATGAGATTGCAGAAAAGTTGGGAATCTCGGTGAATACGGTCAGGACACACAAGGCACGAGCTTATCAATATCTTCGGGGACGTCTGAATGAATTACGAATCTTGCTTCTCTTGTTACAGCCATGGTAG